In the genome of Nonlabens sp. MB-3u-79, one region contains:
- the panB gene encoding 3-methyl-2-oxobutanoate hydroxymethyltransferase, translating to MSTAKKQYKRVTVKSLTEMKGNNEKISMLTAYDYTMAKIIDSAGIDVILVGDSASNVMAGHETTLPITLDQMIYHASSVVRGTERALVVVDLPFGSYQSDPKEALRSAIRIMKESGGHSVKLEGGSEVKESIKRILHAGIPVMGHLGLTPQSIYKFGTYTVRAKETEEADKLVEDALALERLGCFALVLEKVPAALAEKVAEQLTIPVIGIGAGAGVDGQVLVSHDMFGMTHEFNPRFLRRYLNLYEDMGNAVSNYVKDVKAVDFPNDEEQY from the coding sequence ATGTCAACCGCAAAGAAGCAATATAAAAGAGTCACTGTAAAATCGCTAACGGAGATGAAGGGAAATAACGAGAAGATCTCGATGTTAACCGCTTATGATTATACTATGGCAAAAATTATTGATAGCGCTGGTATAGATGTTATTCTTGTAGGTGATAGCGCTAGTAATGTCATGGCAGGTCATGAAACGACCCTTCCCATTACGCTGGACCAAATGATTTATCATGCGAGTAGTGTGGTAAGAGGTACAGAACGCGCTCTAGTAGTAGTTGATTTACCTTTCGGTAGTTACCAGAGTGATCCTAAAGAGGCGTTGCGCAGTGCCATACGCATCATGAAAGAAAGTGGTGGTCACAGTGTAAAGCTGGAAGGTGGAAGCGAAGTAAAGGAATCTATCAAACGTATTCTTCATGCAGGTATTCCAGTAATGGGACACTTAGGACTGACGCCTCAGTCTATTTATAAATTTGGGACCTATACCGTTAGAGCAAAAGAAACAGAAGAAGCAGATAAACTAGTAGAAGATGCACTCGCATTAGAACGCTTGGGATGCTTTGCCTTAGTACTTGAAAAAGTACCAGCAGCACTTGCAGAGAAAGTAGCAGAGCAGCTTACTATTCCAGTAATAGGAATAGGAGCAGGAGCAGGAGTAGACGGGCAAGTCTTAGTCTCTCATGATATGTTTGGGATGACACACGAATTCAATCCGCGTTTTTTACGTCGTTATTTGAATCTCTATGAAGACATGGGTAATGCCGTGTCTAATTATGTAAAAGATGTAAAAGCAGTGGACTTTCCTAATGATGAAGAGCAGTATTGA
- a CDS encoding prohibitin family protein: MQKLPKAAVLTLVGLVILAIIIIKSSVVIESGQAGVLFKTLDKGVDRENTYGEGFHIIAPWNDMIIYPVRQLSVSDKMRVLSVNGLEVTVDGTVWYQPEYNKLPYLHQEKGRNYESAILAPAISAAARSVVGRYTPEQLYSSKRDVIQNEILEEVQRELASQYIQVNRVLVEDVTLPIKIKEAIERKLRQEQESLEYEFRLTKASKEAERQRIDAEGKAVANKILSASLTDKILTEKGIEATLELAKSPNSKVIVIGGGENGSLPIILGNQ; the protein is encoded by the coding sequence ATGCAAAAATTACCCAAAGCAGCAGTATTAACCTTAGTAGGTTTAGTAATACTAGCAATTATTATTATCAAAAGTTCAGTCGTTATTGAATCTGGACAAGCAGGTGTCTTATTTAAAACACTTGACAAAGGTGTTGATAGAGAAAATACCTATGGTGAAGGATTTCACATTATTGCCCCGTGGAATGACATGATCATTTATCCAGTAAGACAGCTTTCTGTAAGTGATAAAATGAGAGTGCTTTCTGTAAATGGTCTAGAAGTTACTGTAGATGGTACCGTATGGTATCAACCAGAATACAACAAATTGCCTTATTTACACCAAGAAAAAGGACGTAATTACGAGTCTGCGATTCTTGCTCCAGCCATTAGTGCTGCAGCTAGAAGTGTAGTAGGACGTTATACTCCAGAGCAATTGTACTCTAGTAAACGAGATGTTATTCAAAATGAAATCCTTGAAGAAGTTCAAAGAGAATTAGCTTCTCAATATATTCAAGTGAATAGAGTACTTGTAGAAGATGTTACTTTACCAATTAAAATTAAAGAGGCTATTGAGCGCAAATTACGTCAGGAACAAGAATCATTAGAATATGAATTTCGTCTGACTAAAGCCTCTAAGGAAGCTGAGAGACAAAGAATCGACGCAGAAGGAAAAGCAGTAGCAAACAAAATTCTAAGTGCCTCCTTAACTGATAAAATTTTAACGGAAAAAGGAATTGAAGCTACCTTAGAACTGGCTAAATCTCCTAATTCTAAAGTTATTGTTATAGGTGGCGGTGAAAACGGAAGTTTACCTATCATACTAGGGAATCAGTAA
- a CDS encoding 3-methyl-2-oxobutanoate hydroxymethyltransferase: MRLLIPIICILAFAKANSQQTLPQDSTIVSIEKPTAISAVKTFFKHFHAQDTTALKESMLMNIPLTSMSVNGEDRKLSTTEASQFLKNIASIPDSIPFEERLIEISFAGDTQIATVSTTYEFYYNNFLSHIGTNKFTLFFIDDKWIIAGLADTRIYR, from the coding sequence ATGAGACTTCTAATTCCTATTATTTGTATTCTCGCTTTCGCGAAAGCAAACTCTCAACAAACTCTACCACAAGATTCTACCATTGTATCTATTGAAAAACCTACTGCTATCAGTGCCGTAAAAACTTTTTTTAAGCATTTTCACGCACAAGATACGACCGCATTAAAAGAATCCATGCTTATGAATATCCCGCTGACTTCTATGTCTGTGAATGGAGAAGACCGCAAATTAAGCACCACTGAAGCCTCGCAGTTTCTTAAAAACATCGCTAGTATTCCAGACAGCATTCCTTTTGAAGAACGACTTATAGAAATTAGTTTTGCTGGAGACACACAAATAGCAACGGTTTCCACTACTTATGAATTTTATTACAATAATTTTCTCTCCCATATAGGGACCAATAAGTTTACCCTTTTCTTTATCGATGACAAATGGATCATAGCAGGTCTAGCAGACACCCGTATATACCGATAA
- the fabG gene encoding 3-oxoacyl-[acyl-carrier-protein] reductase: MKLLQGKNVIITGASRGIGKGIAEVFAKHGANIAFTYASSEGPALELEKELTALGIKAKAYKSNAADFKESQELVDAVIKDFDSIDVLINNAGITKDNLLMRMSEDDFDKVIQVNLKSVFNMTKAVQRTMLKQRYGSIVNMSSIVGVKGNAGQTNYAASKAGIIGFSKSVALELGSRNIRCNSIAPGFIETEMTDALNEETVQSWRNAIPLKRGGTPEDVANACVFLASDLSAYITGQTLHVDGGMLT, from the coding sequence ATGAAACTATTACAAGGTAAAAACGTAATCATTACTGGCGCCAGTCGTGGCATAGGTAAAGGTATTGCTGAAGTATTTGCAAAACACGGAGCAAACATCGCTTTCACGTATGCAAGTTCTGAAGGCCCAGCCTTAGAACTAGAAAAGGAACTTACCGCCTTAGGAATTAAAGCAAAAGCATATAAAAGTAACGCAGCCGATTTTAAGGAGTCACAAGAACTCGTTGATGCTGTTATTAAAGATTTTGACAGTATCGATGTGTTGATCAATAATGCGGGTATCACTAAGGACAATCTCTTGATGAGAATGAGTGAAGATGATTTTGATAAAGTCATTCAGGTCAACTTAAAGTCTGTTTTTAACATGACCAAGGCAGTACAACGTACCATGTTAAAGCAACGATATGGTAGCATCGTTAATATGAGTAGTATCGTAGGGGTTAAAGGAAATGCTGGACAGACCAATTATGCAGCAAGTAAAGCAGGAATTATAGGTTTTAGTAAATCTGTAGCTTTAGAATTGGGTTCTCGTAACATACGTTGTAACTCTATTGCTCCTGGTTTTATTGAAACAGAAATGACAGATGCCCTTAATGAAGAAACAGTGCAGAGCTGGAGAAATGCTATTCCACTCAAACGCGGTGGTACTCCAGAAGATGTTGCAAACGCCTGTGTATTCCTTGCTAGTGATCTTTCGGCTTACATTACTGGTCAGACACTACACGTAGATGGCGGAATGTTAACCTAA
- a CDS encoding vWA domain-containing protein gives MTVLWMIIAAVVAALIALFQYGYIGVYKNTKRKPWFALLRFITVFCILLLFIAPRFDSKTYESLLPQLVIMVDNSKSMDYLEASGTVQKDLQLLQENEQLNSKFEMQSFQFSDVIQPLDSLSFDQSETDLGMAIEQPQELFKNRSKAVVILTDGHQTTGNSYAYVPVDDKTSLYPVIYGDTTSYADVQITNINVNRYSYLNNEFPVEVFVAYQGTEEVTLNFTVTQGNKTLHKESFSFDAKKRAAIASFNLTSTSVGTQSMLATVQTLSQEKNTKNNYQSFAVEVIDQQTNVLILSDQMHPDIGVLKKAIESNQQRKVSIKNTSDPYDFNEYNLVVMYGVSSAFAKAYSQKAQTNKNTWIITGADPDWNYMNANNPLFQIDASNEYDEAQPILNDSYASFNLEQLNFEDYPPIKVPFGDLIFNTNVDVLFYKKIGSIATTQPIWFTYENADSKHAVTLTSGLWRWRGQSFLNNKDFKNFDDLVSSQVQYLASNKKRNRIEVFYESFYYQNKAIVVNAQYLDKNFEFEDNGILNMTLRYKETNEIVTRPFVLSGNSYVVDLSGLNAGDYAFTVQVENDQLSRSGSFSILDYDIEKQQVNASDVGMKKLVGSSNVFYQGQMDQLMAQLNSDPLLQTVERATIKQNSLIDWKVILVVILLLLGLEWFLRKYNGLV, from the coding sequence ATGACCGTACTCTGGATGATTATTGCTGCAGTAGTAGCTGCGTTAATAGCTCTTTTTCAATACGGTTATATAGGTGTTTATAAAAACACCAAAAGAAAACCGTGGTTTGCGCTATTGCGCTTTATCACGGTTTTTTGTATTTTATTGTTGTTTATTGCCCCAAGGTTTGACTCTAAAACTTATGAATCTCTTTTACCTCAGTTGGTAATTATGGTTGATAATTCTAAATCAATGGACTATTTAGAGGCATCGGGTACAGTTCAAAAGGATTTGCAATTATTACAAGAAAATGAGCAACTCAATTCAAAATTTGAGATGCAAAGCTTCCAGTTTTCTGACGTTATTCAACCTTTAGATTCCTTAAGTTTTGATCAATCAGAGACAGACTTAGGTATGGCGATTGAGCAACCTCAAGAACTTTTCAAGAATAGAAGTAAAGCTGTCGTTATTCTTACAGATGGTCATCAAACTACTGGAAATAGCTATGCATATGTTCCAGTGGATGATAAAACCAGTTTGTATCCAGTCATTTATGGGGATACGACTTCCTATGCAGATGTGCAAATCACCAATATAAATGTGAATAGGTATTCCTATCTCAATAATGAATTTCCAGTGGAGGTATTTGTAGCCTATCAAGGCACTGAAGAGGTCACTTTAAACTTTACAGTAACTCAAGGAAATAAAACGCTGCACAAGGAATCATTTTCTTTTGACGCAAAAAAACGCGCGGCTATTGCCAGTTTTAATTTAACGAGCACTTCTGTGGGGACACAGTCAATGCTCGCAACCGTACAAACCCTATCTCAGGAGAAGAATACAAAAAATAATTACCAAAGTTTTGCAGTGGAGGTCATTGATCAACAGACCAATGTACTTATTTTAAGTGACCAAATGCACCCAGATATAGGAGTACTCAAGAAAGCGATCGAATCTAACCAACAACGCAAGGTAAGCATCAAGAATACCTCAGATCCCTACGATTTCAATGAGTATAATTTGGTAGTGATGTATGGTGTAAGTTCCGCTTTCGCGAAAGCGTATAGCCAAAAAGCACAAACCAATAAAAACACATGGATCATCACAGGAGCTGATCCTGATTGGAATTACATGAACGCCAATAATCCTTTATTTCAAATTGACGCAAGTAATGAATACGATGAGGCGCAACCTATTCTCAATGATTCTTATGCCTCTTTCAATCTAGAGCAACTTAATTTTGAAGATTATCCACCTATTAAGGTTCCTTTTGGGGATTTGATATTTAATACCAATGTAGATGTTCTTTTTTATAAGAAAATAGGAAGTATCGCGACCACACAACCTATATGGTTTACCTATGAAAACGCCGATTCTAAACACGCAGTAACCTTAACGAGTGGTTTATGGAGGTGGAGAGGCCAAAGTTTTCTTAATAATAAGGACTTTAAAAACTTTGATGACCTAGTAAGTAGTCAAGTTCAGTATCTTGCAAGTAATAAAAAGAGAAATAGAATAGAAGTGTTTTATGAGTCTTTTTATTATCAGAATAAAGCTATTGTTGTTAATGCTCAATATCTCGATAAGAATTTTGAGTTTGAAGATAACGGTATCTTGAATATGACTTTAAGATATAAGGAAACTAATGAAATAGTCACGAGACCCTTTGTGTTGAGTGGCAATTCCTATGTAGTAGATTTAAGTGGTTTGAATGCTGGAGATTATGCCTTTACTGTTCAAGTAGAGAACGATCAATTATCTCGTTCTGGATCTTTTAGTATTTTAGATTATGATATCGAAAAGCAACAAGTGAATGCTAGCGATGTCGGTATGAAAAAATTGGTAGGGTCTTCCAATGTTTTTTATCAAGGACAAATGGATCAGTTGATGGCTCAACTAAATAGTGACCCATTATTACAAACAGTAGAAAGAGCAACCATAAAGCAAAATAGTCTTATCGACTGGAAAGTGATACTGGTAGTGATCCTTTTATTGTTAGGTTTAGAATGGTTTTTAAGAAAATATAACGGATTAGTTTAA